A region of Staphylococcus sp. IVB6181 DNA encodes the following proteins:
- a CDS encoding heavy metal translocating P-type ATPase yields the protein MAQHSPHHEHKMPHDAHQQHDHHHHDSGGMHHMHHHGDFKKKFFVSLIMAIPIILLSPMMGIKLPFQFTFPYSEWLVLILATALFIYGGQPFLSGAKDELKQKKTGMMTLIALGISVAYFYSLYAFAMNHIVHAEAHVMDFFWELATLIVIMLLGHWVEMKAVGNAGNALEKMASLLPSTAIVIDAQGERKEVPVQDLKTGDVIEVQAGSNIPADGIIKKGKTSVDESLVTGEAKQVEKGPDDKVIGGAMNGSGTIEAEVTAVGESSYINQVMTLISDAQKDQSKAELLSDKVAGYLFYFAVIVGFIAFVVWLMLTHSVDFALERLVTVLIIACPHALGLAIPLVVARSTSLGASHGVMIKHREAVEKVKHLDVVMMDKTGTLTEGNFAVNHYQSLDESYSDEQVLAYFAAIEQSSNHPLAEGILNKAADLDLDIPEAENVHNLPGVGLEGEMNHHHLKVVSVSYLQSHQLEYDQEVFDRLAREGQSVSYLIIDDKVTGIVAQGDQIKASSKDMVKALHDAGVKVVMLTGDNEQAAQTVAQQIGIDEVYAQLMPEDKESIIKRYQEDNQMVMMVGDGINDAPSLVRADIGVAIGAGTDVAIDSADIILVKSNPMDMLYFIQLSKATMRKMAQNLWWGAGYNIIAVPLAAGILAFMGIMLSPAVGAVLMSLSTVFVAVNAMMLKVKKE from the coding sequence ATGGCTCAACATTCACCACACCATGAACATAAAATGCCGCATGATGCACATCAACAACATGATCACCATCATCATGACAGCGGCGGTATGCATCACATGCATCATCATGGTGACTTTAAAAAGAAATTTTTTGTGTCATTGATTATGGCGATACCGATTATTTTATTATCGCCGATGATGGGAATTAAGCTTCCGTTTCAATTTACATTTCCATATTCTGAATGGCTGGTACTTATATTAGCGACTGCTTTGTTTATCTATGGCGGCCAGCCTTTCTTAAGCGGTGCGAAAGACGAATTGAAACAAAAGAAAACTGGAATGATGACGCTCATAGCATTAGGGATTTCGGTTGCTTATTTTTATAGTCTTTACGCATTTGCGATGAATCATATCGTGCATGCTGAAGCACATGTTATGGATTTCTTCTGGGAGCTTGCGACACTGATTGTGATTATGCTTTTAGGGCATTGGGTTGAAATGAAAGCAGTCGGCAATGCCGGCAACGCATTAGAAAAAATGGCATCCCTATTGCCGAGCACAGCGATTGTGATAGATGCACAAGGCGAACGTAAAGAAGTACCTGTGCAGGATTTGAAAACTGGTGATGTCATTGAAGTACAAGCAGGTTCAAACATACCTGCAGACGGTATTATCAAAAAAGGCAAAACAAGCGTTGATGAATCGCTGGTTACAGGTGAAGCGAAACAAGTCGAAAAAGGGCCAGATGATAAAGTTATCGGCGGCGCAATGAATGGTTCAGGTACGATAGAAGCAGAAGTCACTGCTGTTGGAGAATCAAGTTATATTAACCAAGTGATGACACTGATCAGCGATGCTCAAAAAGACCAATCTAAAGCAGAATTGCTTTCGGACAAAGTCGCAGGTTATTTATTCTACTTTGCGGTAATTGTCGGATTTATCGCATTTGTGGTTTGGCTGATGCTTACACACAGTGTGGACTTTGCATTAGAACGTCTTGTCACTGTATTGATAATTGCTTGCCCGCATGCGTTAGGATTAGCTATCCCACTCGTTGTGGCACGTTCAACATCTTTAGGCGCAAGCCATGGTGTCATGATTAAACATCGTGAAGCGGTAGAGAAAGTGAAACATCTGGATGTTGTCATGATGGATAAAACAGGCACATTAACTGAAGGCAACTTTGCGGTCAATCACTATCAAAGCTTAGATGAAAGTTACTCAGATGAACAAGTTTTAGCTTATTTTGCGGCGATTGAACAATCTTCTAATCATCCGCTTGCTGAAGGGATATTGAATAAAGCAGCTGATTTAGACTTGGACATACCTGAAGCTGAAAATGTGCATAACTTGCCGGGTGTCGGCTTGGAAGGTGAAATGAATCATCACCACCTTAAAGTCGTCAGTGTATCTTATTTGCAGTCTCATCAATTGGAGTATGACCAAGAAGTTTTCGATCGATTGGCAAGAGAAGGTCAATCTGTCAGCTATTTAATCATTGATGACAAAGTGACAGGTATTGTCGCACAAGGCGATCAAATCAAAGCAAGTTCTAAAGATATGGTGAAAGCCTTGCATGATGCTGGTGTCAAAGTCGTTATGCTGACGGGGGATAACGAACAAGCAGCACAAACTGTCGCACAACAAATCGGTATTGATGAGGTGTATGCTCAGTTAATGCCGGAGGATAAAGAATCCATTATTAAACGTTATCAAGAAGACAATCAAATGGTCATGATGGTCGGCGACGGTATTAATGATGCGCCGAGTCTGGTTCGTGCAGATATTGGTGTAGCCATTGGCGCAGGTACAGATGTCGCAATTGATTCTGCGGATATTATTTTAGTGAAAAGCAATCCGATGGATATGCTGTATTTCATTCAATTATCGAAAGCAACTATGCGTAAAATGGCCCAAAACTTATGGTGGGGTGCTGGTTATAATATTATTGCAGTACCGCTTGCCGCAGGTATTTTAGCTTTTATGGGTATCATGCTTTCACCTGCAGTCGGTGCTGTATTAATGTCATTAAGTACGGTTTTTGTCGCAGTGAATGCGATGATGTTAAAAGTTAAAAAAGAATAA